One window of the Methylovirgula sp. HY1 genome contains the following:
- a CDS encoding peptidase U32 family protein — MSAAKPLELVCPAGTPAALRAAVDAGADAVYCGFQDETNARNFPGLNFTRQEMAEAVGYAHRRKAKIFVAINTFPRAGATERWQAAVDAAAGLLADAVILADLGLLAYAAERYPALRLHLSVQAGAANADAIAFYARAFGVKRVVLPRVLSLPEITAINREITVETEVFVFGGLCVMEEGRCALSSYATGKSPNMNGVCSPASHVAYREEGSDLVSRLGGFAIDRAPQGSATPYPTLCKGSFQSGEYRGHLFEDPVSLDGAALIPQLAEAGVAALKIEGRQRSRAYTEAVVRNFRGAVDAHAAGRPSPAGDLRRLTEGQQTTTGAYARSWR; from the coding sequence ATGAGTGCGGCGAAGCCTCTCGAACTCGTGTGTCCTGCGGGAACCCCGGCTGCGTTGCGTGCCGCGGTCGATGCTGGCGCCGACGCCGTCTATTGCGGCTTTCAAGACGAGACCAACGCACGCAATTTTCCCGGGCTGAATTTTACGCGTCAAGAAATGGCCGAGGCTGTCGGCTATGCACATCGCCGGAAGGCCAAGATTTTCGTCGCCATCAATACCTTTCCGCGGGCGGGGGCGACGGAGCGTTGGCAGGCGGCCGTCGATGCGGCCGCGGGTTTGCTGGCGGATGCGGTGATCCTTGCCGATCTCGGGCTGCTTGCATATGCCGCCGAGCGCTATCCGGCGCTGCGGTTGCACTTGTCGGTGCAGGCGGGTGCCGCCAATGCTGATGCCATCGCCTTCTATGCTCGGGCCTTCGGCGTAAAGCGCGTCGTCCTGCCGCGGGTTCTCAGCTTGCCGGAGATCACCGCCATCAACCGCGAAATTACGGTCGAGACGGAGGTCTTCGTTTTCGGTGGTCTCTGCGTAATGGAGGAGGGCCGCTGCGCGCTGTCATCCTATGCGACCGGCAAATCGCCCAATATGAACGGCGTTTGTTCGCCGGCCAGCCATGTCGCCTATCGTGAGGAGGGCAGCGATCTCGTTTCGCGGCTCGGCGGCTTCGCCATCGATCGAGCGCCGCAAGGCTCCGCGACGCCATACCCTACCTTGTGCAAGGGAAGCTTTCAGTCGGGCGAATACCGCGGCCACCTCTTCGAGGATCCGGTCAGTCTCGATGGCGCCGCGCTGATCCCGCAATTGGCCGAGGCCGGTGTGGCAGCCTTGAAGATCGAGGGGCGGCAGAGAAGCCGGGCTTATACGGAAGCGGTCGTCAGAAATTTTCGCGGCGCGGTAGATGCGCATGCGGCCGGCCGGCCGTCGCCAGCCGGCGACCTTCGCCGCCTTACCGAGGGCCAGCAGACGACCACCGGCGCCTATGCCCGAAGCTGGCGGTAG
- a CDS encoding UbiD family decarboxylase, with the protein MAFRDLPTFTDLRAFLAFLEAHNGVVHIDEPVNLVHDMTEIHRRVLAAQGPALWFDHAFDARGRSRIPVLANLFGTAQRVAQGFGVKRERVGELGEMLAALREPSPIDGLRDAMSRWPLVRAALSTRPQIVSRPPCQAEQWTGDAVDLTRLPIQTCWPGEPAPLISWPLVLTRPPDTDADDTARMNIGVYRMQALGTDRAILRWLAHRGGAAHHRAWSRRGEDMPVAVAIGADPATMLAAVLPLPETISELRFSGVLRGDRPRIAPALTIPLMVPADAEIVLEGWASATETAPEGPYGDHTGYYNAVENFPVMRITAITLRRDPIYVTTFTGRPPDEPSVIGGVLNELALPSIRRQMPEIVDLWLPPAACSYRIAVVSIRKDYPGQARRVMMGVWSMLPQFNYTKMIIVVDDDIDARNWDDIAWALATRMDPSRDLCVIGNTPIDYLDFASPDSGLGGKLGIDATKKIGAETRRDWGRVLKMAPETIARVDALWPRISKKLERVPTS; encoded by the coding sequence GTGGCTTTCCGCGATCTGCCAACATTTACGGATTTGCGTGCATTCCTTGCCTTTCTCGAAGCGCACAATGGCGTCGTGCATATCGACGAGCCGGTAAATCTCGTCCATGACATGACCGAGATTCACCGGCGTGTCCTGGCGGCGCAAGGGCCAGCATTGTGGTTCGATCACGCCTTTGATGCACGCGGGCGCTCGCGCATACCCGTGCTCGCCAATCTGTTTGGCACAGCACAGCGCGTCGCCCAGGGGTTCGGTGTTAAACGCGAGCGCGTCGGCGAACTCGGCGAGATGCTCGCAGCCCTGCGCGAGCCGAGCCCGATCGATGGGCTGAGAGACGCGATGTCGCGCTGGCCTCTCGTTCGTGCCGCCCTGTCGACGCGGCCGCAGATCGTGTCGCGCCCCCCCTGCCAGGCCGAGCAATGGACGGGCGATGCCGTCGATCTGACGCGCCTGCCTATTCAAACATGCTGGCCGGGCGAACCGGCGCCGCTCATAAGTTGGCCGCTCGTTCTGACGCGTCCGCCGGATACCGATGCCGACGACACCGCGCGCATGAATATCGGCGTCTATCGCATGCAGGCGTTGGGGACCGATCGCGCCATCCTCCGCTGGCTCGCCCACCGCGGCGGCGCAGCGCATCACCGGGCGTGGAGCCGGCGCGGTGAGGACATGCCCGTCGCCGTGGCGATTGGTGCCGATCCGGCGACAATGCTCGCAGCGGTTCTGCCTTTACCGGAGACCATTTCGGAATTGCGGTTTTCGGGCGTCTTGCGCGGCGACCGCCCGCGCATCGCGCCCGCCCTCACCATTCCTTTGATGGTTCCGGCCGACGCCGAGATCGTGTTGGAAGGCTGGGCGTCGGCGACCGAGACCGCGCCGGAAGGCCCCTATGGCGATCACACCGGCTATTATAATGCGGTCGAAAATTTTCCGGTCATGCGGATAACCGCCATCACCCTGCGACGCGACCCGATCTATGTGACGACCTTCACCGGCCGACCGCCCGACGAACCCTCTGTGATCGGTGGCGTGCTGAACGAGCTCGCGCTTCCCTCGATCCGCCGGCAGATGCCGGAAATCGTCGATCTTTGGCTGCCTCCGGCTGCCTGTTCCTATCGCATTGCTGTCGTTTCCATCCGCAAGGACTATCCGGGCCAGGCACGTCGCGTCATGATGGGCGTTTGGAGCATGCTGCCACAATTCAACTATACGAAGATGATCATCGTGGTCGACGACGACATCGACGCTCGCAATTGGGACGACATCGCCTGGGCGCTTGCAACGCGCATGGACCCGTCGCGCGATCTCTGCGTCATCGGCAATACGCCGATCGACTATCTCGATTTCGCTTCGCCCGACTCGGGCCTCGGCGGCAAGCTCGGCATCGATGCGACGAAAAAGATCGGCGCGGAAACTCGGCGTGATTGGGGCCGCGTCCTGAAAATGGCGCCGGAGACGATCGCGCGTGTCGATGCCTTGTGGCCACGCATCTCGAAAAAGCTCGAGCGGGTCCCGACATCATGA
- a CDS encoding UbiX family flavin prenyltransferase, giving the protein MKPRIVVGISGASGAAIGLRCVELLSQLGAEIHLVVTKSAERTLAEEVGASALDTLRAAASHCHAIDDIGACIASGSFPTQGMIVAPCSMRTLGAIAHCLSDTLLVRAADVHLKERRPLLLLARETPLHLGHLRMMTAVTEAGAIVMPPLPAFYLRPATVDAIVDQIARRAIDLLRIFEPTARAWNGEASR; this is encoded by the coding sequence ATGAAGCCCCGTATCGTCGTCGGGATCAGTGGCGCGTCCGGCGCCGCAATCGGGCTTCGCTGCGTGGAACTTCTCTCGCAGCTTGGGGCGGAGATTCATCTTGTCGTCACCAAATCGGCGGAACGAACGCTCGCCGAGGAGGTCGGCGCAAGCGCGCTCGACACGCTACGGGCGGCGGCCTCCCATTGTCACGCCATAGACGATATCGGCGCATGCATCGCGTCGGGCTCTTTCCCGACCCAAGGCATGATCGTAGCGCCCTGCTCTATGCGCACGCTTGGCGCGATTGCGCATTGTCTTTCCGACACTCTGCTGGTGCGGGCCGCCGACGTCCATCTCAAAGAGCGGCGGCCGCTCTTGCTCCTTGCCCGAGAGACGCCATTGCATCTCGGGCATCTGCGTATGATGACGGCCGTCACCGAAGCCGGCGCCATCGTCATGCCGCCGCTGCCGGCCTTCTATCTCAGACCGGCAACGGTTGATGCCATCGTCGATCAGATTGCGCGACGCGCCATCGATCTCCTGCGCATTTTCGAGCCGACTGCGAGAGCGTGGAACGGCGAGGCCTCGCGCTAA
- a CDS encoding beta-ketoacyl-ACP synthase III, with product MPKTVSSCIIGLGRYAPERRVDNSEIEARLGVEAGWIERRTGIRSRRYAAADEALTDIAFHAADAALAASCLTRSDVGLTLLATSTPDHLLPPSAPLLAHRLGLVRSGAVDIAGACAGFLYALTLADGFVRSQGRPALVVAANVLSRRINPNDRSSAILFADAAGAVVLAPSDDPTIGMLGVELFSDGSHYDLIGIPTGGSCKPYSPFLPATDVFMEIRDGQAVFALAVEMMTQSSLRVLDMAGLSVADVTRWAPHQANARIFEAVRRNLGLPEDCVISTIAEFGNSSAATIPFSLASSAETAPFKPGERVLLTAVGAGMTGGTVVYGF from the coding sequence ATGCCGAAGACCGTCAGCAGCTGCATCATTGGCCTCGGACGCTACGCCCCCGAGCGACGCGTCGACAATTCCGAGATTGAGGCCCGTCTCGGCGTCGAGGCGGGCTGGATCGAGCGGCGTACCGGTATCCGGTCTCGACGCTATGCCGCCGCCGACGAGGCTCTCACCGACATCGCTTTCCATGCCGCTGACGCGGCGCTCGCAGCCTCGTGCCTGACGCGATCCGACGTGGGTCTGACGTTACTCGCGACCTCAACACCGGATCATCTGCTGCCGCCGTCCGCGCCGCTGCTCGCTCATCGCCTCGGTCTTGTCCGGTCCGGTGCGGTTGACATCGCGGGCGCCTGTGCCGGCTTCCTCTATGCGCTGACGCTTGCCGACGGCTTCGTGCGCAGCCAAGGACGCCCAGCGCTTGTGGTTGCGGCCAATGTCCTCAGCCGACGCATAAATCCAAATGACCGGAGCAGTGCGATCCTCTTCGCCGACGCGGCCGGAGCCGTCGTGCTTGCGCCGTCTGACGATCCGACAATTGGCATGCTCGGCGTCGAGCTCTTTTCGGATGGGTCGCATTATGATCTCATCGGCATTCCCACAGGCGGCAGTTGCAAACCGTACTCACCTTTTCTGCCGGCGACGGACGTGTTCATGGAGATAAGAGACGGACAGGCCGTGTTCGCCCTCGCCGTCGAAATGATGACGCAGAGTTCGCTTCGGGTTCTGGACATGGCGGGACTTAGCGTCGCCGACGTGACGCGCTGGGCGCCGCATCAGGCGAATGCGCGCATCTTCGAAGCTGTCCGCCGCAACCTCGGCCTGCCGGAGGATTGCGTCATCTCGACAATCGCCGAATTCGGCAACTCCTCCGCCGCCACGATTCCATTTTCGTTGGCGTCAAGCGCCGAGACCGCGCCTTTCAAGCCGGGAGAGCGCGTTCTGCTGACGGCGGTTGGCGCGGGGATGACCGGCGGCACCGTAGTCTATGGATTCTGA
- a CDS encoding U32 family peptidase, with translation MASDVKLTLGPLLFNWPADMWSDFYARIADEAPVDRVVIGELTCSKRLPHYADRIPAAVERLQRAGKSVIFASLILVTLERERRASAELLGAAEADVEINDLTLMNWVDDATRFSVGPFVNVYNEATLAFLARKGAHLICVPAELPFSEIETLAKAATDLNVDLEVWAYGRVPLAISARCYHARAHGLAKDSCQFVCGYDLDGRAVDTIDGQAFLAINGVQTLSYNHCNLIRDLDRLAAAGVHSLRLSPHSDDLVAVAHIFRDVLDGRLDKDEALRRLQKNAPDAVFSNGFMFGSAGAEGLANSRADPARAR, from the coding sequence ATGGCAAGCGATGTAAAGCTCACCCTGGGACCGCTGTTGTTCAACTGGCCCGCAGATATGTGGTCCGATTTCTATGCGCGGATCGCGGATGAAGCCCCGGTGGATCGGGTCGTCATCGGGGAACTGACCTGTTCCAAGCGACTGCCGCATTACGCCGATCGTATTCCCGCGGCGGTCGAGCGATTGCAACGGGCAGGCAAATCGGTCATTTTTGCGTCGCTCATCCTGGTGACGCTCGAGCGTGAGCGTCGTGCGTCGGCGGAACTGTTGGGCGCCGCCGAGGCGGATGTCGAGATCAATGATCTGACGCTGATGAATTGGGTCGATGACGCGACGCGTTTCAGCGTCGGCCCGTTTGTGAATGTTTATAATGAGGCGACCCTCGCGTTCCTGGCGCGGAAAGGTGCGCATCTGATTTGCGTTCCGGCGGAACTGCCGTTTTCCGAGATCGAGACTCTGGCAAAAGCTGCGACGGATCTCAATGTCGATCTGGAAGTATGGGCCTATGGCCGCGTGCCGTTGGCAATCTCGGCGCGCTGCTATCATGCGCGCGCCCATGGCTTGGCGAAGGATTCCTGCCAATTCGTTTGCGGCTACGACCTTGACGGACGCGCGGTCGATACGATCGACGGTCAGGCTTTCCTGGCGATCAATGGCGTGCAGACATTATCGTACAATCACTGCAATTTGATCCGCGATTTGGATCGGCTGGCCGCCGCGGGAGTGCACTCGTTGCGGCTTTCGCCACACAGCGATGATTTGGTTGCAGTGGCGCATATTTTCCGGGACGTTCTCGACGGACGGCTCGACAAGGATGAGGCCTTGCGGCGACTGCAGAAAAATGCCCCCGATGCCGTCTTCTCGAACGGATTCATGTTCGGGAGCGCTGGCGCGGAAGGCCTCGCAAATTCCCGCGCTGATCCGGCACGAGCCCGATGA
- a CDS encoding SCP2 domain-containing protein, producing the protein MLRRLPLLPLALASQRLVENLARRHPSLFVRLGDHARKVFLIEPTDIPVSFRLIPSHERPILDVQRHASATHWDARIAGPFAALIGLVHGAFDGDALFFSRDIVIEGDTEAVLALRYAIDDAEIDLVAEIVALFLYPPDHVLEGPLRRLLSVAEWATGIPLSRAGEARGL; encoded by the coding sequence TTGTTGCGCCGCTTGCCGCTGTTGCCACTCGCCTTGGCAAGCCAGCGGCTTGTCGAAAATCTTGCAAGACGGCATCCTTCACTCTTCGTGCGGCTGGGCGATCACGCGCGAAAAGTTTTTCTCATCGAACCGACCGACATTCCCGTCAGCTTCCGTCTCATCCCCTCGCATGAGCGGCCGATACTCGATGTCCAACGCCACGCATCCGCCACGCACTGGGATGCCCGAATCGCCGGACCTTTCGCAGCTCTGATCGGCCTCGTGCACGGTGCATTTGATGGCGATGCTCTGTTCTTTTCCCGCGACATTGTGATCGAAGGCGACACGGAGGCCGTCCTCGCGCTACGCTATGCGATCGACGATGCTGAAATTGATCTCGTGGCAGAGATCGTCGCTCTTTTTCTTTATCCGCCCGATCACGTACTGGAGGGGCCTCTGCGCCGCCTGCTTTCAGTCGCGGAATGGGCGACCGGCATCCCGTTGAGCCGGGCCGGAGAGGCAAGAGGTTTATGA
- the tcuB gene encoding tricarballylate utilization 4Fe-4S protein TcuB — MQTPEAIKTARRAIEICKACRYCDGYCIVFEAMELRRGCTAADIGYLANLCHNCRNCYYACQYAPPHEFAINLPKSFSEIRMDTYRRYAWPHPPDIIFRRNGVAVATFTALAIAITVTLTLMLRSPSGYFKPHLDQAGFYAIVPWKIMVSVAGAAIGMSLVSLTVSLRRFWRDMGGGRIFNDRVIRVLSTVIYDVLSLRNMGGGEGHGCNDRDESFSRARRYCHHATFYGFMLCSASTIVASVYDHVLNWRAPYPLLSIPVVLGTGGGLCFIVGAAGFGLIKLTGDPSPVSRSMLGSDYAMLGLLLVLAGSGLAVLALRDTAGMSILLAIHLGIVLSFFLLLPYSKLVHGIYRTAALLRAAMEREASK; from the coding sequence ATGCAAACTCCGGAAGCCATAAAGACCGCGCGCCGCGCCATTGAGATCTGCAAAGCGTGCCGCTACTGCGACGGCTATTGCATCGTGTTCGAAGCGATGGAGCTACGCCGCGGCTGCACCGCTGCCGATATCGGCTATCTCGCCAATCTCTGCCACAACTGCCGCAACTGCTACTACGCCTGCCAGTACGCACCGCCGCACGAATTTGCAATCAATTTGCCGAAGAGTTTCTCCGAGATTCGCATGGACACCTATCGGCGCTATGCTTGGCCGCATCCGCCGGACATTATCTTTCGTCGCAATGGCGTCGCCGTCGCGACCTTCACCGCATTGGCCATCGCAATTACCGTGACACTGACACTCATGCTGCGGTCGCCGAGCGGATACTTCAAACCCCATCTCGACCAAGCCGGCTTTTACGCGATCGTACCCTGGAAGATCATGGTATCCGTTGCCGGCGCCGCAATTGGAATGTCGCTCGTGTCATTGACTGTGAGCCTCCGCAGGTTCTGGCGAGACATGGGCGGCGGACGCATTTTCAATGACCGTGTCATTCGCGTGCTTTCGACGGTTATCTATGATGTGCTGAGCTTGCGTAATATGGGTGGCGGCGAAGGCCACGGCTGCAACGATCGAGACGAGTCGTTCTCGCGGGCGCGCCGATATTGTCATCATGCGACCTTTTATGGGTTTATGCTCTGCTCCGCCTCGACCATCGTTGCGAGCGTCTATGATCATGTTCTAAACTGGCGCGCTCCCTATCCGCTGTTGAGCATTCCGGTCGTTTTGGGCACCGGAGGTGGGTTATGCTTCATCGTTGGGGCTGCCGGGTTCGGGCTGATCAAGCTGACCGGCGATCCTAGTCCTGTTTCGCGGAGCATGCTTGGGTCGGACTACGCAATGCTGGGCCTTTTGCTTGTGTTGGCCGGCAGCGGGCTCGCCGTGTTGGCGCTTCGCGACACAGCCGGCATGAGCATTCTGCTCGCAATTCACCTCGGCATCGTGCTGTCGTTCTTTCTGCTACTTCCCTATAGCAAGCTCGTTCACGGCATCTACCGAACGGCTGCGTTGCTGCGTGCCGCAATGGAACGGGAAGCTTCGAAATGA
- the tcuA gene encoding FAD-dependent tricarballylate dehydrogenase TcuA, producing the protein MRLLPSTRSFASSRIYDVVVVGGGNAGLCAAIMARQSGATVLLLEQAARDLRGGNSRHARNLRVAHRMPGRYMHGLYLPNEYWEDLIRVTAGQTNASLARSMIDQSAHVMPWMAQCGARFQSLRSGARRPSRKTVFLLGGGKALLNAYYLTAERLGIDILYETEVVSFHFDGGIARGVTALTGGAAATIHAKAFVVTSGGIQSDIDWLKRYWGDAADGFLIRGTAYAKGQILKDLLDQGAAPVGNPAQWHIVAVDARAPKFDGGIVSRIDCLPLGIVVDRNGRRFHDEGANIGPERYAIWGNLVAQCPSQIAYAIFDSKIDGLSRPSLYPPIRAPTIAELAAKLALNPSSVMATVDAFNAAVQNTLHGKSVSPGHTEYIAPLKSRWALPIDTPPFDCFPLRPGVTFNYLGVKVDQNAHVLMTNGRESPNTFAAGSIMAANVLGRGYLAGIGIAIGTVFGRIAGREAAYYANSGSHKDRAPRH; encoded by the coding sequence ATGAGACTCTTGCCCTCGACCCGCAGTTTCGCTTCTTCGAGAATTTACGATGTCGTGGTGGTCGGCGGCGGAAATGCGGGACTCTGCGCGGCGATCATGGCGCGGCAAAGCGGCGCGACGGTGCTGCTGCTCGAACAAGCAGCGAGAGATTTGCGCGGCGGAAACAGCAGGCATGCGCGCAATCTGCGGGTCGCACACCGAATGCCCGGCAGATATATGCACGGACTCTACCTCCCGAATGAATATTGGGAAGATCTGATACGGGTGACCGCCGGACAGACCAATGCAAGCCTGGCGCGGAGCATGATCGACCAATCCGCGCATGTTATGCCCTGGATGGCGCAATGCGGCGCACGTTTCCAAAGCTTACGCAGCGGCGCACGGCGGCCGTCGCGAAAGACCGTCTTTCTTCTGGGAGGCGGCAAGGCACTGCTGAATGCATATTACCTGACCGCCGAGCGGCTCGGCATAGACATTCTCTACGAAACAGAGGTTGTTTCTTTTCACTTCGACGGCGGCATTGCGCGCGGCGTCACGGCGCTTACCGGCGGCGCCGCCGCAACGATCCATGCGAAGGCTTTTGTGGTCACGTCTGGCGGCATCCAGTCGGATATCGATTGGCTCAAGCGGTATTGGGGCGACGCCGCAGACGGATTTCTGATCCGGGGCACTGCCTACGCCAAAGGGCAGATCCTCAAGGATTTGCTGGATCAAGGCGCGGCCCCCGTAGGCAACCCGGCGCAATGGCATATCGTCGCCGTCGATGCGCGGGCGCCAAAATTCGACGGCGGCATTGTCAGCCGGATAGACTGCCTGCCGCTTGGCATCGTCGTCGATAGGAATGGGCGGCGCTTTCATGATGAAGGCGCGAACATTGGACCAGAGCGATATGCTATCTGGGGCAACCTAGTGGCGCAGTGCCCAAGTCAAATTGCCTATGCGATCTTTGATTCGAAGATCGATGGATTATCCCGCCCCTCTCTCTATCCACCGATCCGAGCGCCGACGATCGCGGAGCTAGCGGCCAAACTTGCGTTGAACCCATCAAGCGTGATGGCGACGGTCGACGCTTTCAACGCTGCGGTTCAGAACACGCTCCACGGCAAGAGCGTAAGCCCCGGGCACACTGAGTACATCGCACCGCTAAAATCGCGCTGGGCACTACCTATCGACACGCCGCCGTTCGACTGCTTTCCATTGCGGCCTGGCGTCACGTTCAATTATCTCGGCGTGAAGGTTGACCAAAACGCGCATGTGCTCATGACGAATGGTCGTGAGTCGCCCAACACCTTCGCCGCCGGTTCGATCATGGCGGCGAATGTTCTTGGCCGGGGGTATCTGGCTGGAATAGGAATCGCAATCGGAACCGTCTTTGGACGAATTGCCGGGCGGGAAGCTGCTTACTATGCAAACTCCGGAAGCCATAAAGACCGCGCGCCGCGCCATTGA
- the hisC gene encoding histidinol-phosphate transaminase: MIRGNRATRPDISDLSANENPFSPSPNAIRALIDQAATANRYPDRDGVALKTTLSVKLGIARDHIILGNGSCEILDLVARACLKPGGEAVLGWPSFPTYRSVVTRAGASVVSVPLAEHAYDLDAMAARIGAQTTLAIVANPNNPTGLSIGQAALDRFLDRLPAQVVVVLDEAYREYVWRPDFPDSLAYVAAGRPVVVVRSLSKAYGLAGLRIGYAVAPPVLARRIDAERQHFNTNSMAQAAAVAALADADHLAQCVAANAAGLSWLKAQLSALGLFYLPSEANFLLVRVGNGREVHARLKDRGVLVKELDAVGLPDCIRVSVGRPHENERFIRALSAVLAGAGTTSAESKECVTW, translated from the coding sequence ATGATCCGCGGCAACCGTGCTACCCGCCCAGACATCAGCGATCTCTCGGCCAATGAAAACCCGTTCAGCCCGTCGCCGAATGCTATCCGCGCGCTGATCGATCAGGCGGCGACCGCCAATCGCTACCCGGATCGCGACGGCGTCGCGTTGAAGACAACGCTGTCGGTGAAGCTCGGGATCGCGCGTGACCACATCATCCTCGGCAATGGCTCTTGTGAGATCCTCGACCTCGTCGCCCGCGCCTGTCTCAAGCCCGGCGGCGAAGCGGTGCTGGGTTGGCCGTCGTTCCCGACCTACCGATCGGTCGTGACTCGTGCCGGCGCTTCCGTCGTATCGGTGCCATTGGCAGAACATGCCTACGACCTCGACGCCATGGCCGCGCGCATCGGCGCGCAGACCACGCTCGCCATCGTGGCCAACCCGAACAACCCCACTGGCTTGAGCATCGGTCAAGCCGCCCTGGATCGGTTTCTCGATCGTCTTCCGGCGCAAGTGGTCGTCGTCCTAGACGAAGCTTATCGTGAGTATGTCTGGCGGCCCGATTTTCCCGACTCGCTCGCCTATGTTGCCGCAGGACGCCCGGTCGTGGTCGTGCGCTCGCTGTCGAAAGCATATGGCCTGGCGGGACTGCGCATCGGCTATGCCGTCGCGCCGCCCGTATTGGCGCGGCGCATCGATGCCGAGCGCCAGCACTTCAATACCAACTCCATGGCGCAAGCCGCCGCCGTGGCGGCATTGGCCGATGCCGACCACCTCGCGCAATGCGTGGCAGCGAATGCCGCGGGTCTTAGCTGGCTAAAGGCTCAACTGTCTGCCCTCGGCCTCTTCTATCTGCCGTCGGAAGCCAACTTCCTCCTCGTGCGGGTTGGCAACGGCCGCGAGGTGCACGCCCGGTTAAAGGATCGCGGCGTGCTGGTGAAAGAGTTGGATGCCGTCGGTCTGCCCGATTGCATAAGGGTCAGCGTCGGCCGGCCGCACGAGAACGAACGATTCATTCGCGCCTTATCAGCGGTGCTGGCAGGTGCGGGCACGACATCAGCGGAATCGAAGGAGTGCGTAACATGGTGA
- the bluB gene encoding 5,6-dimethylbenzimidazole synthase: MEANHQQTDDMFLPAERDAVYKCIFKRRDVRGQFLRDPIPDDILARLLRAAHHAPSVGFMQPWDFIVVRSAAIKRKIRDAFQTAHLEAAEMFEGERQQAYRALKLEGILEAPIGICITCDRTRSGPVVIGRTHQLEMDRYSAVCAVQNLWLAARAENIGVGWVSILRQDDLRDALGIPPTIEPIAYLCVGYASYFYQEPELETGGWLPRIPLTDAVWIDGWHVRNDSDPLFERL; encoded by the coding sequence ATGGAAGCCAATCACCAACAGACCGACGATATGTTTTTGCCCGCCGAGCGGGATGCCGTGTACAAATGTATCTTCAAGCGCCGCGATGTGCGTGGCCAGTTCCTTCGCGACCCGATTCCTGACGATATATTGGCCCGCCTTCTGCGCGCGGCACACCATGCACCCTCAGTCGGCTTCATGCAGCCCTGGGATTTCATCGTGGTTCGGAGCGCCGCGATCAAGCGTAAGATACGAGACGCCTTCCAGACGGCGCACCTGGAGGCTGCCGAGATGTTCGAGGGCGAGCGCCAGCAAGCCTATCGCGCTCTCAAACTGGAGGGGATTCTCGAAGCCCCCATCGGGATCTGCATCACCTGCGACCGAACGCGCTCCGGCCCCGTTGTCATCGGACGAACCCATCAGCTCGAAATGGACCGCTATAGCGCCGTCTGCGCCGTGCAGAACCTCTGGCTGGCGGCCAGAGCTGAAAATATTGGGGTCGGCTGGGTGAGTATCCTCCGGCAAGACGATCTTCGCGACGCTCTTGGCATACCGCCAACGATCGAGCCGATTGCCTATCTCTGTGTCGGTTATGCCTCATACTTTTATCAAGAACCGGAATTGGAAACTGGCGGCTGGCTTCCCCGCATTCCTCTGACCGACGCCGTTTGGATCGACGGATGGCATGTCCGCAACGACTCGGACCCTCTCTTCGAGAGGCTGTGA